From a single Nostoc edaphicum CCNP1411 genomic region:
- a CDS encoding DUF6825 family protein, with product MSNPLVQAFFVGRAVAEVVNERLEVALTDALSDLGKFDAEAREQLRQFTEEVLERANRAAESANAGQATAGSGQASSDSGDLQADIDELRAEIALLRTELQHYRRTSA from the coding sequence ATGAGTAATCCCCTTGTGCAAGCCTTTTTCGTAGGCAGAGCGGTAGCTGAAGTAGTTAATGAGCGTTTAGAGGTCGCCTTGACCGATGCTTTGAGTGATCTGGGCAAATTTGATGCAGAAGCTAGAGAGCAATTGCGCCAGTTTACAGAAGAAGTCCTAGAGCGGGCAAATCGGGCAGCAGAATCAGCTAATGCTGGTCAAGCTACCGCAGGTAGTGGGCAAGCTAGCTCTGATTCCGGTGACTTGCAAGCAGATATTGACGAATTAAGAGCAGAAATTGCCCTATTACGAACAGAATTGCAACATTATCGTCGAACTTCTGCATAA